DNA sequence from the Plasmodium cynomolgi strain B DNA, scaffold: 0346, whole genome shotgun sequence genome:
ttcattttgtcgtCTAAGTGTTTATTTATGCTTTAACTAGGAGGCTTTTTTAAATCGCTTAATAAACTTAGAACTTTACTGTAACAGGGATTCAAAAAGGTCTGAACCATAATTAATTCATatgataatttattcattataTTCTCGGgatgatatattttatactccctaatataatttgttcatGAATTAATTTCGTCatccttttgaaaaattggtTTCCACAGAAAATATAATGGAATAGGAGTTCTAAGATATTCAAAACATTTTTGGCAAGAACCACTGGGATCTATAATACTAGCCTCCTTAATGATTTCAAACTCATCAATGTAATCCAAAAATAACATCAATTCTTCcatatatgttattttatataaatttatatctGGCTTACACACATTCTGTTGTGTGGTCGTTTTGTCTTTATTCATTATTAGCCATTCACTTTGaagatttgaaaaaatggttaagGAAATTAGACCATTATTACcatttccaatttgtttataCACATCttcatataaccaataattGACACCATAACAAGGtttgttattaatattaGCTACATCCGTTAgattatcgaaaaaaaatgataaggtTCTTTCAAGCTTGTAACATATATCTTTAGCCCAAGAATATTCTTCaaggttattttttattatatctCAGTAtttagcctttttttctcgaaTTATGCCATTCTaccatttattattaataaataactGATGTTAGGTTATCTAACATATGTGCCTACAGATTATAAGTAGAATGcgtgttaatatataaaaaagtattatcatgacaaaaaattatcttaaCCTTCCTGTGGAAAATTATTGTTTTAACAGAGTACACatcaattattatttaagaTAATAACACTAGAGTATGTACTTTTTCTGGCGTTTAGTAAAATTCATTTATTATGattcataaatataacacttatgtattatttata
Encoded proteins:
- a CDS encoding hypothetical protein (putative), whose amino-acid sequence is MLDNLTSLERTLSFFFDNLTDVANINNKPCYGVNYWLYEDVYKQIGNGNNGLISLTIFSNLQSEWLIMNKDKTTTQQNVCKPDINLYKITYMEELMLFLDYIDEFEIIKEASIIDPSGSCQKCFEYLRTPIPLYFLWKPIFQKDDEINS